In one window of Natrinema halophilum DNA:
- a CDS encoding alpha-ketoacid dehydrogenase subunit beta — protein MSEPQEVGKSHENLNIISAVNQTLYQEMSRDDDVRLLGYDIGPIGGVFRATDGLVEEFGQDRVVDTPLSENGILGVAAGMAMRGERVVPEIQFMGFLYPAFGQFMYVVAKAHKRSGGSIDLPMTIRLPYGGGIQAVPFHSESTETYLIHTPGIRVVCPSTPYQTKGLLAASIRCDDPVVFMEPKAIYREQTEPVPEKSYTLPLDEARVVSEGSDVTVLTWGAMVNHAITAAENVDADVELIDLRALSPIDYETILNSVRKTGRCVVLHEARRTLGLGSELSARINEHAIDCLKAPIKRATGFDIHYPGYRIEDDYLPDSTRAECAIEAVMDYEY, from the coding sequence ATGAGCGAGCCTCAGGAAGTCGGCAAATCACACGAAAATCTGAACATCATCAGCGCGGTCAACCAGACGCTCTATCAGGAGATGAGCCGAGATGACGACGTTCGGCTGCTCGGCTACGACATCGGCCCGATCGGCGGCGTCTTTCGGGCGACTGATGGCCTGGTCGAAGAGTTCGGCCAGGACCGCGTCGTCGACACACCGCTGTCCGAGAACGGCATCCTCGGCGTGGCGGCCGGCATGGCGATGCGCGGCGAACGGGTCGTTCCAGAGATCCAGTTCATGGGTTTTCTCTACCCCGCGTTCGGGCAGTTCATGTACGTCGTGGCGAAAGCTCACAAGCGATCCGGCGGCAGCATCGATCTCCCGATGACGATTCGGCTGCCCTACGGTGGCGGCATTCAGGCCGTGCCCTTCCACTCAGAATCGACCGAGACGTACCTGATCCACACGCCCGGTATACGGGTAGTTTGTCCGAGTACGCCGTACCAAACGAAGGGACTGCTCGCCGCGAGCATCCGGTGTGACGACCCCGTGGTCTTCATGGAACCGAAGGCCATCTACCGTGAACAGACCGAACCTGTCCCGGAAAAGTCCTACACATTGCCCCTCGACGAGGCCCGCGTTGTCAGCGAGGGAAGTGACGTCACTGTGCTTACCTGGGGTGCTATGGTCAATCACGCAATCACGGCGGCTGAGAACGTCGACGCCGACGTGGAACTTATCGATCTGCGTGCACTCTCGCCAATCGACTACGAGACGATATTAAACTCCGTACGGAAGACGGGACGCTGCGTCGTGTTACACGAGGCCCGACGCACACTAGGATTGGGCTCGGAACTCTCGGCCCGAATCAACGAGCACGCGATCGACTGTCTGAAAGCGCCGATCAAGCGGGCAACCGGATTCGACATCCACTACCCGGGTTACCGGATAGAAGACGACTATTTGCCCGACTCGACGCGTGCCGAGTGTGCCATTGAAGCAGTAATGGACTATGAGTACTGA
- a CDS encoding dihydrolipoamide acetyltransferase family protein: protein MTEFKFRLPDVGEGITEAEIANWNAELGDEVETDDLLLEIETDKALVEITSPCPGEITEIRFKAGETANVGDVIAVIETENPPEQIGHEDQDVGGQSADDAAGDTATDAAGTGANPGTTAEGAAAQQASADNEPVARTADEGTDNESGVDGRVFAAPHTRRFARENDVDLTAVSGTGPGGRVTRGDVEAHLQQDSSTAEVQSDTVGGTDDPAPASSSEDVVRTPMRGLRKTIADNMAESKSKIPHVSSGYMANASEFMSLKDRLDDRYDTRITYTALMVKAVIPALQEFPELNASIDDEAGEIVEKHYYNIGVATHTEDGLIVPVIHDADEKSIVEIARELETVVESARERSLDTSDITDGTFTITNTGSHRGHGRSTFGTPIINYPQTAILGMNAIRNEAVPVNDTDVEVQKCLPLTVSYDHRLIDGVTGAEFMSYVIENVENKDVFLSRL from the coding sequence ATGACTGAATTCAAATTCCGCCTTCCTGACGTCGGCGAAGGCATCACGGAAGCAGAAATCGCTAACTGGAACGCCGAACTCGGTGACGAGGTCGAAACGGACGACCTCCTGCTCGAGATCGAGACAGACAAGGCGCTCGTCGAGATAACGTCCCCCTGCCCGGGGGAGATCACTGAAATCCGGTTCAAGGCCGGTGAAACCGCGAATGTCGGCGACGTGATCGCCGTCATTGAAACTGAGAACCCTCCAGAACAGATCGGGCACGAGGACCAGGATGTGGGGGGACAATCCGCCGACGATGCAGCAGGTGACACCGCTACAGACGCTGCCGGAACCGGTGCAAATCCAGGCACGACGGCCGAAGGTGCCGCCGCCCAGCAGGCATCCGCCGATAACGAGCCGGTCGCTAGAACGGCTGACGAAGGAACAGACAACGAGTCTGGTGTCGACGGTCGAGTATTCGCCGCGCCGCACACCCGTCGGTTCGCGCGGGAAAACGACGTCGACCTGACGGCGGTGAGCGGGACGGGCCCCGGCGGTCGCGTCACAAGGGGCGACGTCGAAGCGCACCTGCAGCAAGACAGCTCTACCGCCGAGGTTCAATCGGATACCGTCGGCGGGACGGACGACCCGGCACCCGCCTCTTCATCCGAAGACGTGGTCCGGACCCCGATGCGCGGCTTGCGCAAGACAATCGCTGATAACATGGCGGAGTCGAAGTCGAAAATTCCCCATGTATCGTCGGGGTACATGGCCAACGCGAGCGAATTCATGTCGCTCAAAGACCGACTCGACGACCGGTACGACACCCGAATCACGTACACAGCACTGATGGTGAAGGCTGTAATCCCCGCGTTACAGGAATTCCCCGAGCTGAATGCCTCCATCGATGATGAAGCAGGCGAAATCGTCGAGAAGCACTACTACAACATCGGCGTCGCCACGCACACAGAGGATGGTCTCATCGTGCCCGTGATCCACGACGCCGACGAGAAGTCGATCGTCGAGATCGCCAGGGAACTCGAAACGGTCGTCGAATCGGCCCGGGAACGATCGCTGGACACCTCGGACATCACGGATGGAACGTTCACTATCACGAACACCGGGAGCCACAGGGGACACGGTCGAAGCACATTCGGCACGCCGATCATCAACTATCCCCAAACCGCGATACTCGGGATGAACGCCATCCGCAACGAAGCCGTCCCGGTCAACGACACGGATGTCGAAGTTCAAAAGTGCCTCCCACTGACGGTCTCGTACGATCACCGGCTTATCGACGGTGTGACCGGTGCCGAGTTCATGTCCTACGTCA